In the Hordeum vulgare subsp. vulgare chromosome 7H, MorexV3_pseudomolecules_assembly, whole genome shotgun sequence genome, one interval contains:
- the LOC123409246 gene encoding serine/threonine-protein phosphatase 1 regulatory subunit 10-like, translating to MANRPSVPKFGTWDSDNVGYTVYFNKVRENKGATAPPLQRPFNPNDPEEEAPRVIAPGSRPATSSGDRAAAQQNGQQHRRAGSSSSVATDRGGRVAEKSKFAPPPQYHPRPQPAHHQPPAGHGGDNGHHRSPSGHGGDHGHHHHHLPAGAGHGGHHKPQEARYKPAGARARSASPNHAPGRQRPTAVPKFGAWDEQSAAAQGYTVQFDRVKHDREAARRGAVPDLHRRRMPSPESYTAASRSRQHTPFYSKMFGCFLPHTTE from the exons ATGGCC AATCGGCCCAGCGTGCCCAAGTTCGGCACCTGGGACAGCGACAATGTGGGCTACACGGTCTACTTCAACAAGGTGCGCGAGAACAAGGGCGCCACCGCGCCGCCGCTCCAGCGGCCGTTCAACCCCAACGACCCGGAGGAGGAAGCCCCGAGGGTGATCGCCCCGGGCTCCAGGCCGGCCACCTCGAGCGGCGACCGCGCGGCGGCCCAGCAGAACGGGCAGCAGCACCGGCGAGCCGGGAGCAGCAGCAGCGTGGCCACCGACCGGGGCGGCAGGGTCGccgagaagagcaagttcgcgccGCCGCCGCAGTACCACCCGCGGCCACAGCCCGCCCACCACCAGCCTCCGGCCGGCCACGGCGGCGACAACGGCCACCACCGCTCTCCGTCCGGGCACGGCGGCGACcacggccaccaccaccaccacctgccgGCCGGGGCCGGGCACGGCGGGCACCACAAGCCGCAAGAGGCGAGGTACAAGCCGGCCGGTGCCCGGGCGCGGTCCGCCTCGCCGAACCACGCGCCG GGGCGGCAGAGGCCGACGGCGGTGCCCAAGTTCGGGGCGTGGGACGAGCAGAGCGCGGCGGCGCAGGGGTACACGGTGCAGTTCGACAGGGTGAAGCATGACCGGGAAGCGGCCCGCCGCGGCGCGGTGCCGGACCTGCATCGCCGCCGCATGCCGTCGCCGGAGAGCTACACGGCCGCGAGCCGGTCCCGGCAGCACACCCCCTTCTACTCAAAG ATGTTCGGGTGCTTCCTCCCTCACACCACAGAATGA